A single Actinomadura algeriensis DNA region contains:
- a CDS encoding thiolase family protein: MPENAPEAVIVSALRTPIGTAFKGTLRDTTAFDLAHHVVSRAASGLDPELIDDVILAEGLYGGGVVARHAALTAGLTDVPGLAQNRHCAAGQAAVQSAAASIRAGMDDLIIAGGVNSASTSPKSSFRVDGEWTDWFPPTHPDRPDAPNRDMSITVGWNAAVEAGVSREEMDAWALRSHRNAVRAIDEGRFDAEIVPIETPHGTFAVDEHPRRDTTLEKLAALKPLHPEIEGFGITAGNACGANDGAAALVVAGDRFARQHGLPALATVRSWASVGIDPRITGLAPVKAIPKALARAGMKPADVDVFEINEAFAAMCVATVGRLGLDPDRVNVNGSGCSLGHPVAATGARMIVTLVHELRRRGGGVGVAAMCAGGGMGSATVIEVPAP; the protein is encoded by the coding sequence ATGCCTGAGAACGCCCCCGAAGCCGTCATCGTGTCCGCGCTGCGCACCCCCATCGGCACCGCCTTCAAGGGGACCCTGCGCGACACCACCGCCTTCGACCTGGCCCACCACGTCGTCTCCCGCGCGGCGTCCGGCCTGGACCCGGAGCTGATCGACGACGTGATCCTCGCCGAGGGCCTCTACGGCGGCGGCGTCGTGGCCCGGCACGCCGCGCTGACCGCGGGGCTCACCGACGTTCCCGGCCTCGCCCAGAACCGGCACTGCGCCGCCGGGCAGGCCGCCGTGCAGAGCGCCGCCGCGAGCATCCGCGCCGGGATGGACGACCTGATCATCGCGGGCGGGGTCAACTCGGCGTCGACCTCGCCGAAGTCATCGTTCCGGGTGGACGGCGAGTGGACCGACTGGTTCCCGCCGACGCACCCCGACCGGCCCGACGCCCCCAACCGCGACATGTCGATCACCGTCGGCTGGAACGCGGCCGTCGAGGCGGGCGTGTCCCGGGAGGAGATGGACGCCTGGGCGCTGCGCTCGCACCGCAACGCCGTCCGCGCCATCGACGAGGGACGCTTCGACGCCGAGATCGTCCCGATCGAGACGCCGCACGGGACGTTCGCCGTCGACGAGCACCCCCGTCGCGACACCACGCTCGAGAAGCTCGCCGCGCTGAAGCCGCTGCACCCGGAGATCGAGGGGTTCGGCATCACGGCGGGCAACGCCTGCGGCGCCAACGACGGCGCCGCCGCGCTCGTCGTCGCGGGCGACCGGTTCGCGCGGCAGCACGGGCTGCCCGCGCTGGCGACCGTCCGGTCCTGGGCGTCGGTCGGCATCGACCCGAGGATCACCGGGCTGGCGCCGGTGAAGGCGATCCCCAAGGCGCTGGCGCGCGCCGGGATGAAGCCCGCGGACGTGGACGTGTTCGAGATCAACGAGGCGTTCGCGGCGATGTGCGTGGCGACGGTCGGGCGGCTCGGCCTCGACCCGGACCGGGTGAACGTCAACGGCAGCGGCTGCTCGCTCGGCCACCCGGTCGCCGCGACCGGCGCCCGGATGATCGTCACGCTGGTGCACGAGCTGCGCCGCCGGGGCGGCGGCGTCGGCGTCGCCGCGATGTGCGCGGGCGGCGGGATGGGCTCGGCCACCGTGATCGAGGTCCCCGCCCCGTGA
- the meaB gene encoding methylmalonyl Co-A mutase-associated GTPase MeaB: protein MTDAPVTHARAADARAADARAADVRGLLAAARRGSPRAAGRLLSLVEGERRDEVLAALDAADPVPASASGAGTARVVGLTGPPGAGKSTTVAALVGAYRERGLRVAVLAVDPSSPYSGGALLGDRIRMAAHTADPGVLIRSLATRGHLGGLAAAVPAAVRLLTALAFDLILVETVGVGQSEIEVAAVADPTVVVLTPGAGDAVQAAKAGLLEVADLLVVNKADRDGAARTVRDLRVETGASVLTLVASEGTGLPELVEAIDAHHRADTADRRTARAHAQILSLAHTRLRAHPDLAALAAAVADGRHDAYTAAGLLLRRYREPGGTAEEQGTAGPLSP, encoded by the coding sequence GTGACGGACGCCCCGGTGACGCACGCCCGCGCGGCGGACGCCCGCGCGGCGGACGCCCGCGCGGCGGACGTGCGCGGGCTGCTCGCCGCGGCCCGCCGCGGGTCGCCCCGCGCGGCGGGCCGGCTGCTGAGCCTGGTCGAGGGCGAACGCCGCGACGAGGTCCTCGCCGCCCTCGACGCCGCCGACCCGGTCCCCGCTTCCGCCTCCGGAGCGGGGACCGCCCGGGTCGTCGGGCTGACCGGCCCGCCCGGCGCGGGCAAGTCGACGACCGTCGCCGCGCTCGTCGGGGCCTACCGCGAGCGCGGCCTGCGGGTCGCGGTGCTCGCGGTCGACCCGTCCTCGCCCTACAGCGGCGGCGCGCTGCTCGGGGACCGCATCCGGATGGCCGCGCACACCGCCGACCCGGGCGTGCTCATCCGCTCGCTGGCCACGCGCGGCCACCTGGGCGGCCTCGCCGCCGCCGTGCCCGCCGCGGTCCGGCTGCTGACCGCCCTGGCGTTCGACCTGATCCTGGTGGAGACGGTCGGCGTCGGGCAGTCCGAGATCGAGGTCGCCGCCGTCGCCGACCCCACCGTGGTCGTCCTCACGCCCGGGGCGGGCGACGCCGTCCAGGCGGCCAAGGCGGGGCTGCTGGAGGTCGCCGACCTGCTGGTGGTCAACAAGGCCGACCGCGACGGCGCCGCCCGGACCGTCCGCGACCTGCGGGTCGAGACCGGCGCGTCCGTGCTCACCCTCGTGGCGTCCGAGGGGACGGGCCTGCCCGAGCTGGTCGAGGCGATCGACGCCCACCACCGCGCCGACACCGCGGACCGGCGGACGGCCCGGGCGCACGCGCAGATCCTCTCGCTCGCCCACACCCGCCTGCGCGCCCATCCCGACCTCGCCGCGCTCGCCGCCGCCGTGGCCGACGGCCGGCACGACGCCTACACGGCGGCCGGCCTGCTCCTCCGCCGGTACCGCGAGCCCGGCGGGACGGCGGAGGAGCAGGGGACTGCGGGGCCGCTCAGCCCTTGA
- a CDS encoding acyl-CoA thioesterase, whose amino-acid sequence MPTSVTDLWSDLLACLDLDGPAPAPGGGSGSGSGSAHFAGRNQRLTYHRLFGGQLLAQFVRAATAVCPDKSVKSLHALFPRAGGSDEPVRYEVERHHEGRAFATATITARQEAGVIATASVSLHAHEDGAELQTVPGVPPVPGPEHEVKLDLLPWETRSAGELDAAAAGPPEYELWMRTPDAAPELAPALAAYATDLTLIGTALRPLDGVSQNDAGKAFTSAVTSHSLWFHRPFRTDDWLLLRQHSPILAHGRCFGRGDLLTADGALVASYAQEALLRLKG is encoded by the coding sequence ATGCCCACTTCCGTGACCGATCTGTGGAGCGACCTGCTCGCCTGCCTGGACCTGGACGGCCCCGCCCCGGCTCCGGGCGGCGGCTCCGGCTCCGGCTCCGGCTCCGCGCACTTCGCCGGACGCAACCAGCGGCTGACCTACCACCGGCTGTTCGGCGGCCAGCTCCTCGCCCAGTTCGTCCGGGCGGCCACCGCCGTCTGCCCGGACAAGTCCGTCAAGTCCCTGCACGCGCTGTTCCCTCGCGCGGGCGGCTCGGACGAGCCCGTCCGGTACGAGGTCGAACGCCATCACGAGGGCAGGGCGTTCGCGACCGCGACGATCACCGCCCGGCAGGAGGCCGGCGTGATCGCCACGGCGTCGGTGTCCCTGCACGCCCACGAGGACGGCGCCGAGCTCCAGACCGTCCCCGGCGTCCCGCCGGTGCCCGGCCCGGAGCACGAGGTGAAGCTCGACCTGCTGCCGTGGGAGACCCGGTCGGCCGGCGAACTGGACGCCGCGGCCGCCGGGCCGCCCGAGTACGAGCTGTGGATGCGCACCCCGGACGCCGCCCCGGAGCTGGCGCCCGCGCTGGCCGCCTACGCCACCGACCTCACGCTCATCGGCACGGCGCTGCGGCCGCTCGACGGCGTCTCCCAGAACGACGCGGGGAAGGCGTTCACGTCGGCCGTCACCTCGCACAGCCTCTGGTTCCACCGGCCGTTCCGCACCGACGACTGGCTGCTGCTGCGCCAGCACAGCCCGATCCTGGCGCACGGCCGCTGCTTCGGCCGGGGCGACCTCCTGACGGCGGACGGCGCGCTCGTCGCGTCCTACGCGCAGGAGGCCCTCCTGCGTCTCAAGGGCTGA
- a CDS encoding TetR/AcrR family transcriptional regulator — MVQKTDSTADTPTHRPAWKDRAVERSTKAARLRAEQRVERFLDAAQAIIAEKGSTDFTVQEVVDRSRQSLRSFYQHFDGKHELLLALFEDALRRSTEQIRAAAGGQTDPLERLKVAVQLLFELSRPDPSAQRPLFTDFAPQLLVTHPAEVKSAHTPLLTLFTELLEQVEAAGRLRAGVKPRRAAALVMQTVMFIAHSAPVDEDTHPITADELWEFCSTGFGAAA, encoded by the coding sequence ATGGTGCAGAAGACGGATTCGACGGCGGACACGCCGACCCACCGGCCGGCCTGGAAGGACCGCGCGGTCGAGCGGTCGACCAAGGCGGCTCGGCTGCGCGCCGAGCAGCGGGTGGAGCGGTTCCTCGACGCGGCGCAGGCGATCATCGCGGAGAAGGGCAGCACCGACTTCACCGTGCAGGAGGTCGTGGACCGCTCCCGGCAGTCGCTGCGCAGCTTCTACCAGCATTTCGACGGCAAGCACGAACTGCTCCTCGCGCTTTTCGAGGACGCGCTGCGGCGGTCCACCGAGCAGATCCGCGCGGCCGCGGGCGGGCAGACCGACCCGCTGGAGCGCCTCAAGGTGGCCGTGCAGCTGCTGTTCGAGCTGTCGCGCCCCGACCCGTCGGCGCAGCGGCCGCTGTTCACCGACTTCGCGCCGCAGCTGCTGGTCACCCACCCGGCCGAGGTGAAGTCGGCGCACACGCCGCTGCTCACGCTGTTCACCGAGCTGCTGGAGCAGGTCGAGGCGGCCGGGCGGCTGCGGGCGGGCGTCAAGCCGCGCCGCGCGGCCGCGCTGGTGATGCAGACGGTGATGTTCATCGCGCACAGCGCCCCGGTCGACGAGGACACCCACCCCATCACGGCCGACGAGCTGTGGGAGTTCTGCTCGACGGGCTTCGGCGCGGCCGCCTGA
- a CDS encoding acyl-CoA dehydrogenase family protein, translated as MEPPEMDAAEREMLAGALRKTMASASGPALDEALAGLGWADLLAAAPDVAVPLVFGLLGETGAHAAVLNDVVLGAAGRPLGDAPPPLPYAGGRWAVWDRAPGTAGTDVLDGDLPLRTVPGGDPVPLAAARRALGWWLTGTGRAMLRLAREHALDRTQFGRPIASFQAVRHRLAETLVALDGAEAALAAPHDPSDADLAALLGKAAAGRAALTAARHCQQVLGGIGFTEEHELHRHVRRALVLDGLLGGARELTREAGRILRTDGTARRLVQL; from the coding sequence ATGGAGCCCCCCGAAATGGACGCGGCCGAGCGGGAGATGCTCGCCGGCGCGCTGCGCAAGACGATGGCGTCGGCGTCGGGGCCCGCGCTCGACGAGGCCCTCGCGGGGCTCGGCTGGGCGGACCTGCTCGCCGCGGCCCCGGACGTCGCCGTCCCGCTCGTCTTCGGGCTGCTCGGCGAGACCGGGGCGCACGCGGCGGTGCTCAACGACGTGGTCCTCGGCGCGGCGGGACGTCCCCTCGGGGACGCGCCGCCGCCGCTGCCGTACGCGGGCGGCCGGTGGGCGGTCTGGGACCGTGCCCCCGGGACCGCGGGCACGGACGTCCTGGACGGCGACCTGCCGCTGCGGACGGTCCCCGGCGGCGACCCCGTGCCGCTCGCCGCGGCCCGGCGGGCGCTCGGCTGGTGGCTGACCGGCACGGGACGGGCCATGCTGCGGCTCGCGCGCGAGCACGCGCTCGACCGCACCCAGTTCGGCCGCCCGATCGCCTCGTTCCAGGCCGTCCGGCACCGGCTCGCCGAGACGCTGGTCGCGCTGGACGGCGCGGAGGCCGCGCTGGCCGCCCCGCACGACCCGTCCGACGCGGACCTGGCGGCGCTGCTCGGCAAGGCGGCGGCCGGACGGGCGGCGCTGACGGCGGCCCGGCACTGCCAGCAGGTACTCGGCGGGATCGGGTTCACCGAGGAGCACGAGCTGCACCGGCACGTGCGGCGCGCGCTCGTCCTCGACGGGCTGCTCGGCGGCGCCCGGGAACTGACCCGGGAGGCGGGGCGGATCCTGCGCACGGACGGCACCGCGCGGCGGCTCGTCCAATTGTGA
- a CDS encoding acyl-CoA dehydrogenase family protein — translation MNGGDVNTGDIDADDIDVAGFRARVRAWLDDNDLSPAPGLTFDGQVAQLGRVRRALYDAGWMRYGWPAEVGGLGGPAVLRAVLGEEVATRDLAEPGIYSMIEVLAPTMISYAPPELAAEMVPRLLNGDEQWCQGFSEPGSGSDLASLSTRAEPRGDDWVINGQKVWTSLAQFARRCVLLTRTAPGHAGITAFFLDMDTPGITVRPLRTMHGVDEFAEVFFDDVVVPGDRMLGRPGDGWRLAMDLLPHERSTCFWHRIAHLYSRLDRLAAETGEADDAALGAAYLALHTVRCRSHETQRRLADGARLGPETSVDKVLLATAEQRLFDTARDLLPGVLELDETPWRSEYLYSRAATIYGGTAEIQRNIIARRLLDLGKD, via the coding sequence ATGAACGGCGGGGACGTGAACACCGGCGACATCGACGCGGACGACATCGACGTCGCCGGTTTCCGGGCGAGGGTGCGGGCCTGGCTGGACGACAACGACCTGTCCCCCGCGCCCGGGCTGACGTTCGACGGGCAGGTCGCGCAGCTCGGCCGCGTCCGCCGCGCCCTCTACGACGCGGGCTGGATGCGGTACGGGTGGCCCGCCGAGGTGGGCGGGCTCGGCGGGCCGGCCGTGCTGCGCGCGGTGCTCGGCGAGGAGGTCGCCACCCGCGACCTGGCCGAACCGGGCATCTACTCGATGATCGAGGTCCTCGCCCCGACGATGATCTCCTACGCGCCGCCGGAGCTGGCGGCCGAGATGGTGCCGCGGCTGCTGAACGGCGACGAGCAGTGGTGCCAGGGGTTCTCCGAGCCCGGGTCCGGCAGCGACCTCGCGTCGCTGTCGACCCGGGCGGAGCCCCGCGGCGACGACTGGGTGATCAACGGCCAGAAGGTGTGGACGAGCCTCGCCCAGTTCGCGCGGCGGTGCGTCCTGCTCACCCGGACCGCGCCCGGACACGCCGGGATCACCGCGTTCTTCCTCGACATGGACACCCCCGGCATCACCGTCCGGCCGCTGCGCACCATGCACGGCGTCGACGAGTTCGCCGAGGTGTTCTTCGACGACGTCGTCGTCCCGGGCGACCGCATGCTGGGGCGTCCCGGGGACGGGTGGCGGCTGGCGATGGACCTGCTCCCGCACGAGCGCTCCACCTGCTTCTGGCATCGCATCGCGCACCTGTACTCGCGGCTGGACCGGCTCGCGGCCGAGACCGGCGAGGCGGACGACGCCGCGCTCGGCGCCGCGTACCTCGCGCTGCACACCGTCCGCTGCCGGTCCCACGAGACGCAGCGCCGGCTCGCGGACGGCGCCCGGCTAGGCCCGGAGACCTCGGTCGACAAGGTGCTGCTGGCCACCGCCGAGCAGCGGTTGTTCGACACGGCCCGGGACCTGCTGCCGGGCGTCCTCGAACTGGACGAGACGCCGTGGCGGTCGGAGTACCTGTACTCGCGGGCCGCCACCATCTACGGCGGCACCGCCGAGATCCAGCGCAACATCATCGCCCGCCGTCTCCTCGACCTCGGGAAGGACTGA
- a CDS encoding nuclear transport factor 2 family protein, with amino-acid sequence MSASNVDDHVEIQQLLARYAVTITRGDIDGLLGVFTPDGTYSAFGDTYRLDEFPELVEAAPKGLFLTGTAAVDIDGDAATGTQPLCFVDHSTHEMRIGYYNDTYARTGDGWRLRTRAMTFIRRSGVHDSGRPHAHRRAGA; translated from the coding sequence GTGTCGGCGTCCAACGTCGACGACCATGTCGAGATCCAGCAACTGCTCGCCCGCTACGCGGTCACCATCACCCGCGGCGACATCGACGGCCTGCTCGGGGTGTTCACGCCGGACGGCACGTACAGCGCGTTCGGCGACACCTACCGGCTCGACGAGTTCCCCGAGCTGGTCGAGGCGGCGCCGAAGGGCCTGTTCCTGACCGGGACGGCGGCGGTCGACATCGACGGCGACGCCGCGACGGGCACGCAGCCGCTCTGCTTCGTGGACCACTCCACGCACGAGATGCGGATCGGCTACTACAACGACACCTACGCGCGGACCGGCGACGGGTGGCGGCTGCGGACGCGCGCGATGACGTTCATCCGCCGCAGTGGCGTGCACGACTCCGGACGCCCGCACGCGCACCGGCGCGCGGGAGCATGA
- a CDS encoding metal-dependent hydrolase family protein, translated as MLTLKAGGLLDVDAGEIVRPGILRIDGDRIAGVGGPPEGEVIDLGDAILLPGLMDMEVNLLMGGRGETLEYSPVQDDPPLRMLRAVGNARRTLRAGFTTVRNLGLFVKTGGYLLDVALGKAIDAGWIDGPRIVPAGHAITPTGGHLDPTMFAAFAPGVLQLSVEEGIANGVDEVRRAVRYQIKHGARLIKVCVSGGVMSHTGTPGAQHYSDEELRAIVDEAHRRGLRVAAHTHGADAVRGAVEAGIDCIEHGFLIDDETIALMVERGTWLVPTTALADGMDVSKAAPELQAKAAEMFPKARQSVLAAYKAGVKIAVGTDAPAIPHGRNAFELTALVERGLSAADVLRAATVRAAELIDVTDRGRLAEGLLADVIAVPGDPLQDIAVTKDVRFVMKGGKVFVRK; from the coding sequence ATGCTCACGCTGAAAGCGGGCGGGCTCCTCGACGTCGACGCGGGCGAGATCGTCCGGCCGGGGATCCTGCGGATCGACGGCGACCGCATCGCCGGGGTCGGGGGCCCGCCCGAGGGCGAGGTCATCGACCTCGGCGACGCGATCCTGCTGCCCGGCCTCATGGACATGGAGGTCAACCTCCTGATGGGCGGGCGCGGCGAGACCCTGGAGTACTCGCCCGTCCAGGACGACCCGCCGCTGCGGATGCTGCGCGCCGTCGGCAACGCGCGCCGCACCCTGCGGGCCGGCTTCACGACCGTCCGCAACCTGGGGCTGTTCGTGAAGACGGGCGGCTACCTGCTGGACGTCGCGCTCGGCAAGGCGATCGACGCGGGCTGGATCGACGGTCCCCGGATCGTCCCGGCGGGGCACGCCATCACCCCGACCGGCGGGCACCTGGACCCGACGATGTTCGCCGCGTTCGCGCCCGGCGTCCTCCAGCTGTCGGTCGAGGAGGGCATCGCCAACGGCGTCGACGAGGTGCGCCGGGCCGTCCGGTACCAGATCAAGCACGGCGCGCGGCTCATCAAGGTGTGCGTGTCCGGCGGCGTCATGTCGCACACCGGCACCCCCGGCGCGCAGCACTATTCCGACGAGGAGCTGCGCGCGATCGTCGACGAGGCGCACCGGCGCGGCCTGCGGGTCGCGGCGCACACGCACGGCGCGGACGCGGTGCGGGGCGCCGTCGAGGCGGGCATCGACTGCATCGAGCACGGGTTCCTCATCGACGACGAGACGATCGCGCTGATGGTCGAGCGCGGCACCTGGCTCGTCCCGACCACGGCGCTGGCCGACGGCATGGACGTCTCGAAGGCGGCGCCCGAGCTGCAGGCCAAGGCCGCGGAGATGTTCCCGAAGGCGCGGCAGTCCGTGCTGGCCGCCTACAAGGCCGGGGTGAAGATCGCGGTCGGCACCGACGCCCCGGCGATCCCGCACGGGCGCAACGCCTTCGAGCTGACGGCCCTGGTCGAGCGGGGCCTGTCCGCGGCGGACGTGCTGCGCGCGGCCACCGTGCGGGCCGCGGAGCTGATCGACGTCACCGACCGGGGCCGCCTCGCCGAGGGGCTCCTCGCCGACGTCATCGCCGTGCCCGGCGATCCCCTGCAGGACATCGCCGTCACCAAGGACGTGCGGTTCGTGATGAAGGGCGGGAAGGTTTTTGTCCGGAAATAG